DNA sequence from the Cupriavidus oxalaticus genome:
GTGAGCGGAATCATTTATGCTTGCGCCGGTCTGAGATCGTGCAGGCCCTCGGGCAAGCCGACGCAAGCCGCGCAAAGCAGCGCCGGCATCACATGCCGCCCCCCCTCCGATACCGGCAGGCCACACCTGATTTACTGATCCCGCTTCATGCAACGACGTCATTTCCTCGGCCTCTCCGCGGCCGCCCTGCTGGCGGGCTGCGCCTTCGGCCCGCGCCCTGCGCCGCCGGTGGCAACCGCCCCCGCCGCCCCGCCCACTCCGCGCCCGGTCAAGATCGGCCTGGCGCTTGGCGGCGGCGCCGCGCGCGGCTTTGCCCATATCGGCGTGATCAAGGCGCTGGAGGCGCAGGGGATCCATGCCGACCTGGTGACCGGCACCAGCGCCGGCGCGGTCGTGGCCGCGCTGTACGCGAGCGGCCTGGACGGCTTCAGGCTGAACAAGCTGGCGCTGACCATGGACGAGGCGTCGATCGCCGACTGGGCCCTGCCCTTCGGCACCCGCTTCGGCGGCTGGCTCAAGGGCGAGGCGCTGCAGAACTACGTCAACCGCCAGGTGCAGAACCGGCCGATCGAAGCGATGAAGCTGCCGCTGGGCATCGTCGCCACCGACCTGAAGACCGGCGAAAAGATCCTGTTCCGCCGCGGCAATACCGGACAGGCCGTGCGTGCATCGAGCAGCGTGCCGGGCGTGTTCCAGCCGGTGTCGATCCAGGGGCATGACTACGTCGACGGGGGCCTGGTCGAGCCGGTGCCGGTCGACTCGGCGCGCGCCATGGGTGCCGACTTTGTCATCGCGGTAAATATCTCCGCCGACCCGTCGGCACAGAAGAACGCCGGCCAGAGCGGCGTGCTGCTGCAGACCACCGCGATCATGGGGCAGTCGATCAACAAGATGGCGCTGTCGCGCGCCGACGTGGTGATCCGCCCCGAACTGCCGGACATGGGCGGCAGCGACTTCAACGCCCGCAACCGCGCGGTGCTGGCGGGCGAACAGGCGACCGCCGCGGTAATGGCCACGCTGCGGCAGAAGCTGGAGCAGGCGCGGCTGCAGCCGGCCAGCACGGTGGCGGCGCAATAGCGGCGCATGGCGACGCCGGACGCGGAAAACAAAAGGACTGCCGCGGCAGTCCTTTCTTGTTGGTGGCGTTGCTGTGAAGCTCAGCCGCCGTACATGGTGGCGCGTACGGCCTTGGGATCATAGCGCTTGAGCGTCTCGACCATGTCGCCGAGGCTTTCGCTGCGGCGGTTGCCATCGTCCTCGATACGGCGCGCGCCGTTGTAGCGCGTCACCCAGTACGCGGCGCGCATGTCGTCGACACGGATCTTGCTGCCCGTCGAGGGAGCGTGCACGAACTTGTTGTCGCCGATATAGATGCCGACGTGCGAGAAGGTCTGGCGCATGGTGTTGAAGAACACCAGGTCGCCCGGACGCAGGTCGCTGGTCGCCACATTGGTGCCGACACGGCTGATTTCGACAGAGCGGCGCGGCAGCATGAAGCCGAAGGTGTCATGGAACACGTAGCGGACAAAGCCGCTGCAGTCCAGGCCGGATTCGGGGCTGTTGCCGCCGAAGCGGTAACGCACGCCGATCAGGCCCAGCGCGTTCATGACCAGGTCGCCAGCCTTGCTGGCAACGTTGCTGGTGGAATTCACCACCGACGACAGCAAGCCACGCCTGCCTTCCGCATGCGAGTCCGCGGCCGGGGCCGTGGCATCGATACGGGCGTCGGCGTCCTTGAACACCGTGTCCGCCAGCACTCCATTCGACACAGTCGCACCGCAGGCAATGGCAATTCCGACGGCGGCGCGCGCCAGGGAATGAAGTACCGATCGCTGCATTGGTTCTCCCGTTGATCGTTTCCAAAGCAAGCCCCGGCACAAAGTCCGGGGCGGCTGGGTATCTGCGTACGGCGTGTGCACCACGCCGGCACTACGGGGAGGACATAACGCAACATCCGCGCCAGGCAGAAAGGACGCTATTGCGTCACGATCGGCCCCGGCGATGGCACCGTCAACGTGCAGTGCACGATTCAATGCGCCGGAGACACCACCCCCAAAAGTAGTACTCGCGGGATGGTAAAGGGTTGTCATTCACCTGTCAAAGTTCGTTACAAATTCGCCGGATTTGACTTGCGAATCAACGATATAGGCCGAATTTTGCATCTTGTTTATCGGATTGCGCATATGAACACGCCGCCGGTCCGGCGGCGTGAAAAGCGATGCTGCCACGCACCGCGTTCAGGCTGCGCCAACCTGCGCCGCGGCCATCAGCTTGCGGGTATACGGATGCTGCGGCGCACCGAGCACCGCCTCGGTGTCCCCGGTTTCGACCACCTCCCCCGCCTTCATCACGATCACGCGGTGGGCCATGGCCCGGATCACCGCCAGGTCGTGGCTGATAAAGAGGTAGCTGAGGTTGTACTTGTGCTGCAGCTGGGACAGCAGCGCCAGCACCTGCTGCTGGATCGAGACGTCC
Encoded proteins:
- a CDS encoding C40 family peptidase translates to MQRSVLHSLARAAVGIAIACGATVSNGVLADTVFKDADARIDATAPAADSHAEGRRGLLSSVVNSTSNVASKAGDLVMNALGLIGVRYRFGGNSPESGLDCSGFVRYVFHDTFGFMLPRRSVEISRVGTNVATSDLRPGDLVFFNTMRQTFSHVGIYIGDNKFVHAPSTGSKIRVDDMRAAYWVTRYNGARRIEDDGNRRSESLGDMVETLKRYDPKAVRATMYGG
- a CDS encoding patatin-like phospholipase family protein; the encoded protein is MQRRHFLGLSAAALLAGCAFGPRPAPPVATAPAAPPTPRPVKIGLALGGGAARGFAHIGVIKALEAQGIHADLVTGTSAGAVVAALYASGLDGFRLNKLALTMDEASIADWALPFGTRFGGWLKGEALQNYVNRQVQNRPIEAMKLPLGIVATDLKTGEKILFRRGNTGQAVRASSSVPGVFQPVSIQGHDYVDGGLVEPVPVDSARAMGADFVIAVNISADPSAQKNAGQSGVLLQTTAIMGQSINKMALSRADVVIRPELPDMGGSDFNARNRAVLAGEQATAAVMATLRQKLEQARLQPASTVAAQ